TAAGTTAAATTTCATACATTTTCAAATTGAAAACGTATATGGAATGCAAACTTAATATACCTTTATTTAATTAAATGTATAAGATTACATATACTACTCATgttgtaaatttattttataatattctgtAATAATAGTTTAGAATAATAATGTACATTATAAGAAACAGCATAATAGAGATAAGATACTTGCGTATTCCTCAGCGTATTCATTATTTTAACTTTCTTTTCTTATATAATGTATTTAAAATTACAGCTGATTTTAAGTACAAATTGCTTTTTCATTTGTTGAAAGTAAAATCatctttaatttttcttttataaacggttaaaaatgaatattttgaataaattttttattatgaatatttaaattaaattttacatAACTTCATGttctaatatttatattgaCCAGATTGAAAATAATGGAAAGTGCTGTGATAAATTATTTTGTAATGTATATGAATAACACTAATATTTTGCAAGAATCTAATAATGTTATTGAACGTAAACAAAGTTACTAAAGAGGTAACTCTCTATAAAAAGGATTGTTAACTTAATAAATCTACAACCAGTTAATTCAATTTCTTgtgtaaaataaattaatattgtcatatgcaaaaacaaaatattttatttgaatgacaatatatattaaatattttgagCTACAATTGTGGAAGAAAATGTTCCTGGTATGCAAGATTACTTTTACTACAATAATTTGTTCAgtagtattttatgttaattAAGATACTTTGTAGTGCTTAAATAGATGCAGACATGAATATTGTAGTATAAAAATACTTATAGTGATGTATAATAGACTAACTTCCTTAAACATATTTTAGgaataaaatgtatttttatttaaatcagTGCAATTAAGTACACCAATATGTTCAACCTACGCATGTCTTTCCtttaaaataaatgtaataGAAAATGTACAAATGTTTATACAAATTGTCATTTATACAAACATAGTTTTTATTGTTTTGTAGTAATGTACTTTTTAATAAAACTATTGATGTTTTAGATATTAGGTGATAACAAAGTAACTAGAAGATAACAAGTTAATATATCATTATAGACTAACCAATTATAGAAAATTAAGTATACATGTATTGTTGAACATAACACAtgttgaacataagtttcattcatTGTTTGTTACTGTTTTATATGTCATAAGtataatgtaatataaaatTTGGTGTGGTGAGATACTTTAATCAGAAAAAAATAATGAACAAGAATTTCTATTCCCACTGCCAAcattatttgaaaaaattagagaacaaaaattttgtatataaatataaatctttacaattaatattacaattattatatttACGGTACATTATTAATAATAGATGATGTAATCACAATGTATtagatttatatgtatatattttattgttatattaattttttcacTTCCTACAAGAGAATTTTTCCTTcagtttataaaaaaatttcaatCGCTTTCGCGTTTGTGTTAACTTtctgaaatttaaatataatcccgatttttatgttataaaagctcatgaaatataaaaataatcttAAAGGTAAAAAAAAGTTAATGAAAaagttataattttattttcttttacgtATGTTTTATTTTTGCATAAAAATATGCATGtacaacatacattatataataattactgAAAGATTTAACTTTGCTATTTTTTTTACTACTTTTTCCTGGTCTCTAGCCGTCGTTCAACAAACTTTACGATAAACAGTACGTTTATCATGTTCCCCAATTTCCTCCACCTGTATAGATAAACATAATTATACGCAATGTGTCTTCGCGCACTGTCCCACAGTAATACTTTAAGCCTTATAAATTCGAAATTGTTTCGAAATATAAGAAGTTTTGGTTAAATCTCAATGAACGTTGAAAAATATTgataaaaaattatacaaattaatttatatattattcatTTTCGGTATTATAAAGATTTATAACCCACCCGCTTAAGCACGGTTTGTACTGTTTCCATTATTAGTAGGTACATTCATTATACTACTGCCACTGTTAGCCGATCCTGGTCCGCATCCCCAACTCCATCCAAAACCCCAACCACCCCCAGTCCCACCACCACCTCCACCTCCACCTCCACCTCCACATGCTACTCCTTTCGCATGATTACGCAATAAGGCCCCAATATTCATGGGTATCATAAATGCctttaaaaaaaggaaaaaatgaaATGTTTTACACGTAACCACGTAAGTATTTATGATTATACACagttcataaatatatcaatatattggaaattaaaataattataagatACTAAAAAAACATTGTTTTTAGCGAAAATTACAGACTTTAAAAATGCATGAAATATTCTACTATAAAGCATCAAGGCAATTATATCAGTGATGAAGTCACGCCCTCAACATTGCAGATAAATTAGTTTAAAAATACCATGATTAACGTGCCCGTATTACACGATTCATAGAAGtatgtaaatatgattatttatttCAGCTACTACCATTCATTTTTAATACTAATAGGAAATAACGAAATAAAAATTAAGTGTGAAAATAGTACTACCATGAGAAACAGCACAAGAAAAAGAAAGTGTATCTTAAGCAACTTCATCTTCTAGGAATTCTGTTAAAaaagaactgtttcattttgaatgctattgtatttatacgtcCTTACACAATGCAAGCACGATGTTTATCTTAAATCAAATAGATTTACGTAGTCCCATTTCCTGCAATTTTCTGTGTTAGTCACACAAATTTTGTTTGGTTTTAAAAAAAATCTACACATCAAATTTGATGCAGTGTTGTTAATTACAATCAATTACAAAGCCTTgtattttttcattgttttaatgACAGCTGCTAATCTTGTCTTTACGATCTCGTATTTTTGTTGGATTACTTTGTATTACTTTCAATCGTTTACTAATACAAAAGAATGTACAAAAAATGTAACAGATGGTCGTACAAGAAATAGTAGGAATTGGAAACATAATATTGAAGACACATGGAACATTTTTGATGAgtgtgaaataaaaattttatattattttctatCCTTTAAGAAAAGTTTAGAATCTAATTTACGTAACAACACGTAATAAtgtaaaaattaaatataagtaaTTATTTAAGTAAAAACTTAATTCTTTACTTTCTAGTTCTATTATATTTACGAAACaatttttgtttatattttctattattctttttaattcAACGATTGAAATTAGATGGCGCGAATATGCAAAAAAGCGAATTAAATGATAATGATGCAATTGTATCACTAGAGTAGTAGGAGCGAGTTTTTGACATTTGATGCGCGGTAGTATATACGATGGTTATGTATCTACTTTATGATTACACGTTTTTATCATAAAAGTATTTAGATCCTCAAACGTAAAGTAATTTGGAAAAGTATTGACACAGTTTTATTCTTTTTGAAATGGTGGATCATTCGCTACCGTCTGATATTCTTGATGATTTGAGCAGGTTAGCTATCAACctataatttttgtaaatataaaGTAGATTTTATAAGTATAACGTGTCGTTGATTTTAGTGTTTCGTTTCGAGAATAACTGTTTTTCATGCGTTTCTCAATCGTTTAATTGAAACAATATTTTCAGTCGATTTATCATCAATGTTCCTGAAGAAGAGAGGAAAGATTTAGTTCGAATATGTTTTCAAATCGAACTAGCCCACTGGTTTtacttagatttttattgtaccgacGAAAACCCAAAGCTAAAGCCATGTAGTATGAGAGAATTTGCTACGCACATCTTTTTTCACATACCGTTTCTAAAACCACATGTGGCTAACATAGATAATATTCTTGATCAATGGCGAGACTATAAACAAAATGTACCAACTTTTGGGGCGATTGTATTAAATGAAGATTTAACTAAGGTATTATTAGTTCAAAGTTATTGGGCAAAAAGTAGTTGGAGTTTCCCAAAAGGCAAGGTCAACGAAGATGAGGATCCGTCGCATTGTGCTGTACGGGAGGTTTTAGAAGAAACTGGTTTTGACATTTCAAATTTAATAGATGAAAATGAATACATAGAATCAGTGATAAATGAACAGTTAGTAAGGTTATACATAATATGTGGTGTCCAAAAAGATACCAAGTTTCAACCGAAAACAAGGAAAGAGATAAAAAATGTGGAATGGTTCTCTTTAGCTGACTTACCTAATAACAAGAAAGACATGACTCCAAAAGTTAAAATAGGAGTTGGTCCAAATGCATTTTTCATGGTTATTCCCTTTGTGAGGTAAAAGTCAGCTATAAGTTGAAAACGCTAAGCATTTTAATATTGTTTGTATGGGTACTGAGATTTTCCGCTAAAGCTTTGTAGTTGTTAGATAGATTATGTGTCCTATTAGAAAATGTGTAGTTTAAACTTGAACATGTGATCATAAAgtttaaatgaaaattaatttatttaatgttTACCTATAATTTAATAGTCTTTTTTTGTATTAATTTCTTGTTAGGAGGATGAGACGTTGGATACAAGAAAAGCATTTGAGAGAAAAAAATGTAAACACAATTAGAAGACACAGACACAGATCTCTTGGAGATGTTGAAAGTGTTCCAAAGGGCAAACGACAAGTGCTTCCTCATTCTATTCAAGTAatttttataattgtatttattaATTATGTTTCATACGAATGttatatatttttgaaattctTTTCAGAACGAAATCCCAagttttaaagattttaagaatTTTCGACAATCTAATACTTCACCTGCGCGAAGTCGTCGCGGTATCCACGATAATAAAAATGCTATATCCAAAGCGGCAATTAAACGTAATTTATTCGGTGAACAAAATGAGGATGAAACTTCGTCTGTTCTTGCTAAACAATTAACGGATAGTCCAGGTCAACAATCTTGTGCATTTCTAATGGATCCAGCTATCCAATCCGTAAAATGCAACGATTTCAGTTATAAAGCTCAAACCTTTACAAAAGGAGCAAAAGGTTTgatgtataaatataaaatctttGTATATATACACAGTACGTGTTGACAGTAATTGTTTCTACTTATTTCAGATCAAGTATCTCAAGCCAAAGAATTTCGAAGTGCAGAATTTCCAGAAGGAAATATAAAGTCTTTATTATTTGGTAAAGCAGCAAGTAAACTGCAAACAGACTTAAAATCCATACCTTCACCATTTGCCATGATGGAGAACAGCAAAATCGGAacacaaaaatacaaaacagagttTAGTTCAATGGTTTGGGCACACTTTAGATTTGATAAACAAGCGATTCTTAGTTGTTTATAAGATTGTCTTTAAACAATAAGATGTCATGTTTTTAAAAGTAAAGTTATACTCAATAAACACATGCTCAGAACAATATGAACTTTGTACGATATTTATATGAAATTACGAACAATtgcgtataaaaatttacaattgaatgtaattttaaatatttgcgaTCTCAGAACAATTTCTTATTAAACTGTATTTCGTTTTCATTTGATCTTATCATGTACAATAATATAATGATAAGATAAATACATTACTAATTCGTAATgtttcctgaatatttaatgcttctttcttcttttgttTGTATATCAATAATAACTTAATAAATAATGCGAATGAAGCGATCTATTGCTATAACAATTAAAAGTCCAATTAGTAATATAAATTATGTACCATACAAATGTACTCATGCTTAGAGTACTAACATCTTGAACAATAAAAACATTCAATGTATATTCCGATTATACGGTGACAATGCATTTGCTTATTTTATACGtagtttgaaattgataaaaTTGTTTTTTTGTTTAAATATACGCATACGTATTTATATTATGGATCAAGTAACATATTTGTCACAGCTtggtaaaaaatattgtatggaTTTGTTTGAAAGAAGGAATATCCTTTCAAAATAGAACAGTACAATCGACAAAAGTGTGTACTAACATTTgtagaaaataaatattagaaTACAGTTCCTACttgaagaaaagaaaaacagCAAAAATAACTGACACAAGAGCTATACTAAAACACAGTACTTTCTTAAAAATTACTCTACCTGTACCATGTACACttttaataatttcattatttaatGCAAACACTATCCTGCTTTCTTCTAtcaatttattttttgtatCTTCATCCAATGTTTCTGCAATTCTGTTCATCGTATCACGTATAGTTTTTTTGAGTTCAAAAATACTGTTATTCTCGAAGGTTGTAATATTACTACCATGTGTCTGAATTTCTTTAAatgggaaaatcttttgcataagTTGTCTTTTTTTCCTTAAAATGATTCCTCCACTAAGAAGACCCATATACAGATGATAAATGTATGCCATCAATAACATAGGATCTGTATCTTCTATTTCCCTCAAGTGCATCAGATAT
The sequence above is a segment of the Calliopsis andreniformis isolate RMS-2024a chromosome 3, iyCalAndr_principal, whole genome shotgun sequence genome. Coding sequences within it:
- the Ho gene encoding heme oxygenase isoform X2; amino-acid sequence: MWKNDEDTFCKKLRKTTKEIHTLSDTLVNAKLAFGFFDDSVWADGLLVFYEIFRYLEGAMVRLKNTKIGLFPLDRLERTKAFERDLDFYLGKGWMKHYSPRESVVKYLMHLREIEDTDPMLLMAYIYHLYMGLLSGGIILRKKRQLMQKIFPFKEIQTHGSNITTFENNSIFELKKTIRDTMNRIAETLDEDTKNKLIEESRIVFALNNEIIKSVHGTAIDRFIRIIY
- the Ho gene encoding heme oxygenase isoform X1; its protein translation is MWKNDEDTFCKKLRKTTKEIHTLSDTLVNAKLAFGFFDDSVWADGLLVFYEIFRYLEGAMVRLKNTKIGLFPLDRLERTKAFERDLDFYLGKGWMKHYSPRESVVKYLMHLREIEDTDPMLLMAYIYHLYMGLLSGGIILRKKRQLMQKIFPFKEIQTHGSNITTFENNSIFELKKTIRDTMNRIAETLDEDTKNKLIEESRIVFALNNEIIKSVHGTGRVIFKKVLCFSIALVSVIFAVFLFFK
- the Dcp2 gene encoding decapping mRNA 2: MVDHSLPSDILDDLSSRFIINVPEEERKDLVRICFQIELAHWFYLDFYCTDENPKLKPCSMREFATHIFFHIPFLKPHVANIDNILDQWRDYKQNVPTFGAIVLNEDLTKVLLVQSYWAKSSWSFPKGKVNEDEDPSHCAVREVLEETGFDISNLIDENEYIESVINEQLVRLYIICGVQKDTKFQPKTRKEIKNVEWFSLADLPNNKKDMTPKVKIGVGPNAFFMVIPFVRRMRRWIQEKHLREKNVNTIRRHRHRSLGDVESVPKGKRQVLPHSIQNEIPSFKDFKNFRQSNTSPARSRRGIHDNKNAISKAAIKRNLFGEQNEDETSSVLAKQLTDSPGQQSCAFLMDPAIQSVKCNDFSYKAQTFTKGAKDQVSQAKEFRSAEFPEGNIKSLLFGKAASKLQTDLKSIPSPFAMMENSKIGTQKYKTEFSSMVWAHFRFDKQAILSCL